The genomic stretch TGGGTGGCTTTCACCCATGCCAAACATCCTTGTAGGCACCTGTCCCACTACATCCAGCTGCCAttgctggcctggcctggcctctcctcttctcttctctcccctcccctcccctcccctcttccctcccttcccctttcctctcctctcctctcctctcctctcccttcccctcccctctcctctcccctcccttcccctttcctctcctctcctctcccctcccttcccctctcccctcccctcccctcccctcccctctcctctcttcttctctcattcctAGGTCTAGCAACAGGCAAGAAAATGGCTGCCACAAGAAGAGCCATTTTCTGTCTCATGAGTTACCACTAACTGCCCAGAGCCCTCAGCTCAGGGatcttccaccaccaccacaggctCGTTGTGCAGGCTGAGCACATGAGGTGGTCGTTTCAATGAGAGGCAGGGCAGCAAGTGACTCGTGATGTGTCCGCCACCAACACGCTCTCAGGACACAGACCAATAATTTGGGGGGCTGGACTGTTTGCACACAAACCATGGGGAAACCCAGCAAAGGTACGGCCCCTACTGAGGAAGGTGTGCCCTGGTGTTGGCTCTCAGCACGTACCACGGGGCGAGCACTCACACTCGgacacccccctccccacccacttACCAGTCCGTTGGGCATGGTCTGCTGCCCGTAATTCAAGTACATGAAGTGGTTGTTGTAGCCGGTGGGCGTGTACGTGGCCATTCTGGGGGCAATGGAGAACAGGAAGCACTTGTTGTCCCCTGGAAGTGACAGGAGTCAAGGAAATAGTCACTGCCTCAGAACCAGGCACAGAGAACTGCAGATACCCACAGGCTGCATCTCAGAACCCAGCAACAAACACCGTGTGCATCGTCAGGTAGGGGATGGTGCAatcgggggaggggggaaaggccTCAGACCCCGCACAAGACAAGCCTAGGAACCcagatggagaaggtgagggCCCGAGGATCCGGTGACGGGGAAGAGACAACCTGGCCATCTTCAGACCTGGCCACAGGAGCTGAGACCAGAGCCCTGCCACCATTTCCCAGTGTCAGCATGGACCAGACCAGCGTGTGCTGAGGGCAGGTGGTCACCACAGAGGTGTGGACAGCCTACACAAGCCAGTGCGCAATGTGGTGCGGGGCTGCCCCCACATAAAGAGACAGCACACCTCCAGGGCCTCCAGGATGGGAACAGACAGAGCCCAGGATGCAGGGGTGGTGGGTACACGGGATGTAAAAAGGGTGCCACTGAgtcaggtgtggtagtgcactCCTATAGTCCTAATACAGGAGCAGCTGAGACAGAGGGATTGCctggagtctgaggctagcctgggctactgagtTCCAAATCAACCTGAGCTATAGCATGACCCCCTCTTAAGagggagaaagatggagggaaaaggaaagaagagaaaggggggaagggaaggggagggaggggagggggaggagtaggggaggggagggaggggagggggaagggaggggagggggaggagtaggggagggggaagggagaggaggggagggggaagggaggggagggggaggagaaggggagggcaaagggaaggggagggcaaagggaaggggagggaggggagggggaggagtaggggaggggagggaggggagggggaagggagaggaggggaggagtaggggagggggaagggagggaggggagggggaagggaggggcaagggaggaggagggtgaggagaaggggagggaggggaggggaggagaagggggaagggaaggagggggaggagtaggggagagggaagggaggggagggggaggagaaggggagggaggggaggggaggagaagggggaagggaaggagggggaggagtaggggagggggaagggaggggagggggaggagaaggggagggaggggagggggaggaggagggggaggagaaggggagggaggggagggggaggagaagggggaagggaaggaggggagggggaggagagagagagcacgagcTTTCAGGCAGGATGGGTAATGTGTCACATttcatcctagcactcagaatcTCTCTTTGAGCTCTGCCTGGTCTCCATATGGAATTCCAAAAGAGCCATGGCTacatactgtctcaaaaagaaagaaagaaacaaaaggaaatctaagggggtgggaaggagggagggaaggaaggagggagtacTGGGGTTGGAGGAGTCTGGTCAAAGCCCTGGCTTGGACAAGGTCCTCCATTCGCCTGACTTCTGCATTCGGATGGAAAAGCCAAGCGGCATTTCTCGAGGTCCAGTGCGTTCAGGGGCTACTGGGCCCCATGACACCAGGCCAAAGGACGGGACCACAGCCTGGGCTGAGGAGGCCACATTGGGGGTCACTCCCAAGAGCCCTTGCGTGATCTTCTGAGCCTGCCGGAGCCATCACCACAGCACAGCAAAGCTCCCTCTATCTATGGCAAACACGGGCCTGTGTCACGGCTGGTCACCGCACAGGGAAGGGACGCCAGAGAACAGGCCCCAGGCCAGAGCCAAGACTCAAAGTCCTGGCTGCTCAGTCCAAAGCCTCGGGACGCcgacacatcagagacaaagccCGAGCTGGGGCACAGTGAGAGAACATGGTCTAACACGCCAGCACGTGCGAACCTGGTGTGGGATCCCCAGCAGCAAGGAAAAGAAATCCCCACCAAATGCCCCTGGCTCACGACTCTAAGCTGGCAACTCCTCGGCcaggcatggctgccctctgctgGAATTCTAGGCTCGCATCTTGGAGCAAATGAGGTCTGGGAGCAGTTCCTCACTAGGGTCAAGCCTGCCTGTTTCAAAACCACCCACACCCATGGCTCTGCTGGAGGTCAGCACAAAGGCTCTGGAGGAAGTGGggttccttcttcttgatctcaTTCAACCCTTGAGGGGAGCCTGCGCAGCCACAGTGAGGTATAGCCTGCCCTGGGCTGTCTAGTGGGATGCAGGGCAACCCCTTCCTAGGACAACACAGCATAGGTGCAATAAATGCAATCACCCTGGACAAACCATTCTTTTCTGTCCAAGACCTATGGCCACCAACCTGACCGGAAGCTTTCCGGGGAATGGCAATGCCACCTGCCCATGCCGCCCACCCTATCCCAGGCTCCAGAACTGTATATGCGGAAGGAAGATAAGGAAGCACTGAGATACACTGTAACATGAGACACCAGTGCTGGCACCTTGGGTGACAGCTGGCCATCTGGGGGCACAGGAAGCAGCCTGCCACCCGTGGAGGAACCTGGGAACAGCTCCTGTAAGGGCAGTGAGAAGAAGGTACAGCTGATGTGGTCACACACAGAGCTTCCACAGCCAACAAGGTAGGGAGATGGGGCAAGTGTTCATAGTGACATCTGTGTTGTCCCCTGGAAGCAGGGTTAACCCACCCCCAGAGCCAAAGATTGGGTCTGTGATGCCAGACAGGAGCATGGTACTTCTACTGCTGTTGAGAAACCACTGGATGGTCaggaaccgtgtgtgtgtgtgtgtgtgtgtgtgtgtgtgtgtgtgtgtgtgtgcacgtatgtgtgtacatgtgagtgtatgtgtgcatatgtgcatgcatttgcatgcactgcatgtgtgtgtacgtgtatgcgtgtgtgcatgcatatgcatgtgcatgtacgtatatgtgtgcgcacgtgtgtgctCGCAAGTGGAccagagtgcacatgtgtgtgcaaacatgtATGGAAGCCACAGGTTGTGCCCAGGCAGTGACCATCTCACCAACCCTTGCCACACTTCTTCAACCCCTCAGGTTTTAGACTCCTGCTAGGATGTGAGTGTGAAATGTCCCTACAGGCTCACACATGGAGCTGGTCAGGGAGCCTATGGAACCTTTAGTCAGTGGAGGAAGAAGAGCTTCGCAGGAGAGACTGGTCTTAGAGGTTACAGCCCAGGGCTACCTCTGCCCTGCCCCCACagaaatgtgtgcacatgcgtgtttTGCATTGTATGTATCACATATGTACCTAGTGCtcccagagaccagaagagggtatcagatcccctagaactggagttacaacggttgtgagccaccatgtaaggGCCAcgctcctctgcaagagcagccaacaTTCTAagctctgagctgtctctccagccctgcttcagTGCTTCTAAAGCCACCAAGATGTAGGCAGTCAGCTGTCACCTGCTCCCATCACCATGATTGTCACCTGCTCCCAACCACCATGTCACCTGCTCCCACCACCACAGCTGTCACCTGCTCCCAACCACCATGTCACCTGCTCCCACCACCATGGCTGTCACCTGCTCCCACCACGGCTGTCACTTGCTCCCACCACCATGGCTGTCACCTGCTCCCACCACCATGGCTGTCACCTGCTCCCACCACCACAGCTGTCACCTGCCCCCAACCACCATGTCACCTGCTCCCACCACTATGGCTGTCACCTGCTCCACCACCACGGCTTGGCCGCAAAGAATAACTGTTCCCCTCAAAACCGTGAGCCATGACACAGCCTCTTGTCAGGTAGTTATCACAGCCACAAAAATCAGTGCTCTGGCTCCGTGTCTGTTGCTCTGATAAGATCCGGACAACAAGCAGCCTAGGACCGGGGGTGGTTTGGCTCATAATGCCAGATTACAGCTTATCATCTTAGGGAAGCCGAGGCAAGAACACAAGCAGCCAGGCACACCATAACCACAGTGGTGGCAGAGAGGGACCTCCCCCACAACACGCTCGCTTGctctcagctagctttctccacAAAAATGGCGCCACTGACAAGAGAcggggtcttcccacatcagttaacAGCCTGCTCTAGACAATGCCTGAGACTGTTAAAGTATCTTTATTCCCCTGATGTAATTGTCGTCTCTGAGGCTTGACtccctcagtctgctaacctaggcctagtgctggaagcttccagcctccGTATTATCTAGTCTAGGCCTAGAAAGTTTTCAGCcgctgagacttactgctgaacaagctcaccctttctagctctttctgagctctggctgggtAGTTctactcagctgttctgactcaaacacTTCTCCacactgactgattcaatctggtttctctctctctctctctctctctctctctctctctctctctctgcctctcctgaaCATTTGCTCTGCCTATCCTCCATCCAACTAACTCTGTCAATCTATTCTAATCTTCTATCTCCTTCTCATTCCCTGGCTCTGtcctcacctgtgtctagctttttctctcttcaacctgtaaATCTCTCCTGGCTAAACTACCTCCTCCTTCTCACCTtctctcccttaagtagcttccctttccactcTCTTTTCCCCAGAGTTGGGCAGAtcccattctgtcaaatctttctctgattcatcactttgtctgccactcaattagacatcccTTTTAAACATGGCTGCCTCCTTCTACAAagtaactttaccttcattgtttgggattaaaggattGTACTGAGCCACagcacaactagaaacaggtatTCTCAGTAAATACCAGAGTCTTGGGGTCAGGGTGTCACAGTGTGACCTGCGACATAGGACGCCCTTCTACCTAGGTTCTAGCTTGTGGCCGGGTTGACAGTTAACGCGGCCCAGCATAGTACCCGCCGCTGTCTTCAAGTCTTACCTTGGAACTGAGGCTTGACTTCCCAGGAGCAGGAGGCAAAGCCACCGAAGACGTAGCCATCCCTGTCCTCAAGGACGATCAGGCTGGGCCCCTGGCTCGtgatgaggctgcagagctgggaGAAGCTCTGTCCGTGGAGCTGCGTGGAGAACAGCAGGCGCCAGCACTGCCGGTGTTCCACTGCCAGGTGGGAGCTGAGGTAGATGACGGACAGCACATCCAGGATGCTCTCAGACGGCCTCCCTCCGTCCACGTGGCACTCGGGGACCAGCGTGGAGAGGTCAAAGGATGAGGCCAGGAGGCACAGGCCCCTGTGGATGACCACGCTCAGAAACACGCCCACGAGAGGGACATGGAACACCCACTCCTCGATCATGGCTTGGTCGCACACCTGGTCCAGGCACTGAGGGCCCAGAAACTTCTGCCCGTCTAGGGAAAGAGAAAGTCAGGACTGCTGAGCGCACCGTGCCACGTTACGGTCACTGTCCGAGCCTTCAAAAACTAatctaaaggggttggggatttagctcagtggtagagcgcttgcctaggaagcgcaaggccctgggttcggtccccagctccgaaaaaaagaacaaaaaaaaaaaaaaaaaaaaaaccaaactaatcTAAAAACCATGAGTCACTGGGAGGCGGCTCGCCTGAGCTGGGGTCATGTCACAAGTCTAACGAACGCTCCCTTATTTTAAATGCCCACTATGGCAATTTACCGTAAAAATAACACAATATTCACATTATACAGAGTAGAAGCATATTTTGAATACGTTAGTAAAACTCTCGTTTCTTTGTACAGTTTTGTTCTTATGGGAGGAAGGGTGTcaggtagctcaggctagcctcaaactcactatgtagctgagggagACCTTGAACGCTCATCCTCCTGGCTacacctcccaagagctgaggtCACAGACGTGGTGTGTGCCACAACtgatttatgcagtgctggggcttGAAACCAAGGCCTCGTGGATGCCAGGCACTACTAAGTGAGAGCCATGCCCCAAGCCTACCTTTGTTCTATTTTAACGTTGACCACTAGAAAATTTGAAACTTCATGGGCTGGCCTATTTCATCGTCTGGTACTGATTTAAACAGTTTGACTTTGGTACCCCTCAGCTTTTCCCTCTCCTCAAATTGCACTTCGGAAGCCTGTGACTATGGGAGGACTTTACAAGGAAGACCTAGCCTGGGAACCCCTCAACTCCAGTGTCTGCAGAGATCACACTCAGCCAGGGGCCACAGATGGCTTGAGACCTGTACGGTGTCCTGGCGGGATGTGGCTCATTGGAGCACCCTCTGACCTTCCCGGCAAGGACAGGTTTCACCAACTGCTAACCAAACCTCTTTCCAAAAATATTCACAGTGTGGCACCCACTACCTAACTCCAAGAAGTTGGGGTGACAGGTTAGCCTGAGGAACACCCTGAGAATTTCAAGTTGAGTTCCCCAGGTATAAAGTGGACATAATGCGAGCTATGCAGGCAGGAGGAACATATTATGGTTAGATtcacagaaagagacaaagactcTACTTACACTGTTTCCCTGGGAGTGGAAAACCAAGTGTAAACTCAGTTAGGTTGatctttttgttggtggtggttttggagacagggtttctctgtgtagccttggctgtcctagaactcactctgtagaccaggctggccccgaactcaaagatctgcctgcccctctctcctgagcgctggggttacaggcatgtgcctcACCTTCACCAAGGTGAGGTTGGATTTCCCACATTAGTGTCTTAAGTGCCTGTAAATCCAGCTCCAGAAggcctgacaccctcttctggactctgccgacacccacacatgtgcacatatatacacacagaaaaagaaaaccaaatagatGAGTTAAAACACCAAGAGCGATGAAAGCCAGAGCCGCACATGGGAACCTCTCGTGGCCAAAGGACGATTTAGAGGGAAACTACAAACACCTACCCTGAAGAAGGCCGACCTCAACCTAATCATCCGAACATTAAGAAACTAGGAAAATGGGGctgagggatggctcagttggtaaagtccCTGCCAAGCAAACCTGAAGACATGTGTTCAGAcctatggctgtgtctctctaccctcagcactggggaggcgaggcagacaggtggatccctggactccctggtcagccagcctagctgactGGTAAGTCCCAGATCCAATGGTGGGACACCATGACTCAAAAAATAAGACAGTGAGCAACTGAAGAAGATACTTAAcatgaacatgtatacacatgcacacacaaatatacatacatatacaccacacaaaatacatatatacacacacaaacatagatacatacacaccacacacatacacacacacatatatacacaccacacacatacacacacacaaacatacatacatacacatcacacacatacacacatatacacccaatacacatacacacacacaaacatacatacatacacaccacacacatacacacatatacacccaatacacatatacacacacacaaacatacatacacaccacacacatacatatacatacacaatacacacagagatatatacatatagaccacacacatacacacgcagtACACAcaagagatacatacatacacacacacatatacactacacagaaatacatatgtacacacataaacacacacaatacacacagagatacatacatgcacacacacatacacatatacacataaacagacaggcagacacagaaacatacatatatacaaacatacacacacataaacatacctgTACATAAACACAGGAACTAAAAAGACACAATCAAATCTAATGCAAACAGAAGTAAAGTGGCCTAAAAAAGCAGTCGAGAAGAATCACCTAGACTGTTTGTAAAAATAGCTTTGCTTTTAGTTAaatgggctggagcgatggctctgCGCGTTAGGCCGAATGCTGCTTCAGAAGAGgaccatgtcaggcagctcacaaccacctgttaactccagctcttggggatctgacaccttcttctggtggcgtctgcacacacacactcccacacacatgcaacacacacatataaaaagaaatctttttaaaaatcaacaaaaatactGAGGCCATTTCTATAAAACTGACCAAGGATTTCAGACACTGAAACCAGAGGAGGGAGCCTGATGACGCAATGGCTTCTGCATAGCTGGAGTACACGGGGATATCCCACAGCAATCGCAGAGCAAGGGAGGCAGGCACATGCCACCGCAGAGCCTCCCTGGGAGGTTTGAGTCGTGACGACTGACGCACTCCAGCACGCCAAGGTCTGAATCACAGGACAGAGAATCGCAGCCCCACACTTGCCTTGAAACTTCATCTCTGAGAGCAGCTGGGCGACCATGGCCTGCATACTATCGTGGGGCACTGTGGATTTCCTCCAGGTCCAGCCTCGAAGCTCATGCCGGTGGGTCAGCACGTGTACCACAGAGgccaccaggtcctctgtgaacTGGGAGATACTTCACTGTTAAGGCCAAACCCTCCCCGACCCAGCCCTAGCACATCACAGTGAAGATGGTGATGTTTACCTTTTGGTAACGACCATAGTGGACCACAGCGTGGGCATCGGTGCCCACCTTGTTTAGCTTTTcatggattctttttcttttctttctttttttttttttttttttttttttttttttttttttttttttttgagcacttcgtgtagctcagactggcctccaacttgctatGGAGCTGAGAATGATGTTgacaagttctgggattacagatgtgggcCAGTGTACCTGCCTCAGAGGCTGCCGGGGAGCGAACTGTGGGCTTTGTAGATGTCATGTGAACATTTCGTCATGTGAGAATACATCCCTAAGCCCTCCTCCCCTTTTTATAAAATTTTGACACAATGTTTTACCAAGGTGTCTAGACTGGCCTTTGACCCTCTTGAGTAGTTGGGATGTTCAGCCCGCACCACCAGGCCTGgatttcatttttctaattaCACACTTAGCTTTCTGAAAGCTTGTCGAAGCCCTAGTTCAAGAGTTCTGAACCAACTAAACTGTTAGGTGGGCTCAGCTCCCTGAGGCTGGCCAGCAACATTACCTAAGACACTGTCCCAAGTTCCCCCACCCCTGGACACCAAGTGTCTACCTTCTGGACATCTCTGGTCTTCGTAGGACCCTCTGCAACTGAGATCATTTTCATAACCATAAGGCCCTTCT from Rattus norvegicus strain BN/NHsdMcwi chromosome 19, GRCr8, whole genome shotgun sequence encodes the following:
- the Meak7 gene encoding MTOR-associated protein MEAK7 isoform X1; protein product: MDVKREFRKAGKMGNAKSLSGQKMGSRFLPEEQAEVDKLFDALSSSDGGVATGTFSLEALKSHVKEALPPAMVARLYNGMWRVKPTDRAHGSCRSVSREQFTVFLSHLLKGSCEEKGLMVMKMISVAEGPTKTRDVQKFTEDLVASVVHVLTHRHELRGWTWRKSTVPHDSMQAMVAQLLSEMKFQDGQKFLGPQCLDQVCDQAMIEEWVFHVPLVGVFLSVVIHRGLCLLASSFDLSTLVPECHVDGGRPSESILDVLSVIYLSSHLAVEHRQCWRLLFSTQLHGQSFSQLCSLITSQGPSLIVLEDRDGYVFGGFASCSWEVKPQFQGDNKCFLFSIAPRMATYTPTGYNNHFMYLNYGQQTMPNGLGMGGQHHYFGLWVAADFGKGHSKAKPACTTYSSPQLSAQEDFQFEKMEVWGLGNLSEKDQGTNKKSILDSNPDARSLLEISGRTRHSEGLREVPKDED
- the Meak7 gene encoding MTOR-associated protein MEAK7 is translated as MGNAKSLSGQKMGSRFLPEEQAEVDKLFDALSSSDGGVATGTFSLEALKSHVKEALPPAMVARLYNGMWRVKPTDRAHGSCRSVSREQFTVFLSHLLKGSCEEKGLMVMKMISVAEGPTKTRDVQKFTEDLVASVVHVLTHRHELRGWTWRKSTVPHDSMQAMVAQLLSEMKFQDGQKFLGPQCLDQVCDQAMIEEWVFHVPLVGVFLSVVIHRGLCLLASSFDLSTLVPECHVDGGRPSESILDVLSVIYLSSHLAVEHRQCWRLLFSTQLHGQSFSQLCSLITSQGPSLIVLEDRDGYVFGGFASCSWEVKPQFQGDNKCFLFSIAPRMATYTPTGYNNHFMYLNYGQQTMPNGLGMGGQHHYFGLWVAADFGKGHSKAKPACTTYSSPQLSAQEDFQFEKMEVWGLGNLSEKDQGTNKKSILDSNPDARSLLEISGRTRHSEGLREVPKDED
- the Meak7 gene encoding MTOR-associated protein MEAK7 isoform X2, yielding MIEEWVFHVPLVGVFLSVVIHRGLCLLASSFDLSTLVPECHVDGGRPSESILDVLSVIYLSSHLAVEHRQCWRLLFSTQLHGQSFSQLCSLITSQGPSLIVLEDRDGYVFGGFASCSWEVKPQFQGDNKCFLFSIAPRMATYTPTGYNNHFMYLNYGQQTMPNGLGMGGQHHYFGLWVAADFGKGHSKAKPACTTYSSPQLSAQEDFQFEKMEVWGLGNLSEKDQGTNKKSILDSNPDARSLLEISGRTRHSEGLREVPKDED